From the Marinobacter sp. es.048 genome, the window CGATGACTACCGGGAATCCAGCCGCAACATCAGGAAAGTCGCCACCCCGTGTCGCCGGGCTTTATTGACGAGTTGGCCAACACTCTTCTTCACTCGTCAACTTCATGAGCCTTGCCATTTCAGCCTCTACCCACCGGCGGTCCCTGAACAAAGGAGACTCCTCTTCAATACCCCAATACTCTTTTGGATCCGTGTTCTCATCGAGGCTGCACTTTATCATTGTCAGATAGCGGACGGCCTCAGGAGGCGTCTTTTTCAGAAGCAGGCCGCTCCAGACCGCATCGGTTTTCTCGGGTCGGCTTGCCGCAATGACCTTTTCTGGTTGGGATTGGACAGTCTTATCCTGCGCTTTATCTTTCCTCTTTTGTTGTCCCGAGGTTCTGTCTTCGCGCACTGTTGCTGCAAAGTTATTATTCGGTAGATCCGGGCTGGCTGACATTCTGACGCTGAATGCATAATCCTCATCATAAACGCCCGGTTTATCAGGCCCCTCCATGAGCGACGGATACTGAAGTCCGCCCAAAAGCGTCCAGAAACCAATAAAGAAACCGAACTCCCAGTCAGAGACGTAATAGCCAAAGTGTTCTTGTATGTCCCTCTGGAAAGGCACGTTCCAACCGAAATAATCCATCAGCCAGACCATCACAAGGCACTGAACGCAAGCCATCACGACTACGCCGTACAGGTAGCTCTCGACATTCTCCCTGTAATCGGCCTTGGGGGTGAAAAACATAAAGTAAAAGCACAACGGAATTTCTAAAGCGTATTTAAGAAATGTTCCCATAAAACTCCTCTGGATCTGTGTTGTTTCCCCCCGGCAACACCCATGACTGGATTTAGCGGGTTTTGCGTGTGTTCACTGCGGTTATGCAATTAAGGTCAGTTGGCTCGTTCTCACGGGTTAGCTGCAAGCAAACATCAGGAGAGCCCGTTCAACTTTTCATTTCACTTCGGCTTCCTCACGATCCAAAGCCGCCAGAATCTTTATCAGCATTTCGGTTTCGAAATATGTGAGTTTACGGCGTCCATTCCTTTCCATCGTTCGAAGGTACTCCGCAACTTGAGGCGAGCGATCAAAGGCTTCCATCATGATTTTATTCACCGCTATCGAGTTAAACAGTCGATCCGGTTCCCCTATAAGCTTATCGATGCTGTTTCGGGTGTCAGCGAGGCGTGAGCGCTTTTTTCCAAGCAAAAACAGAACAAGGAACGCACCGGCCAGACCAAAGACCCAATGAACAGTAATACCCAGAGTCACCGTTCCGCAGAGAACAAGTGCAAGCAGCAGAGCATCACTTTTTTTTAACAGACGCAGAGACGTCCTCATCCGCACCAGATCTTCAAATACCTCCGGATCATAAAGTTTCTGTTGCCATAATTCTGCTTCCAGATCGGCAACTGTCGGCACGGAGGTTTCTACAGCTGATTCGTTTACCATGCGTCAGTCCTTCTGATGCTTTTCGTTAGCGGCAGGGGTGCCAGAAATCAATCTGCTCGTCGGGTTTCGTTCTGCCGGCCGTCCTCTCCGGACTGGATATGCAGACGGGAGACCAGAGCATCGGTCTCACTGATTAACTCAATCCGTTTTGCTTCGGATCTCCTGAACAAGCTGCCTGAGCAAAAGGCAGTCGGCCATAGCGCGGTGCGGGCGGGACAGCTCCGAAAGCCGGCGGGACAGCTCCGGGCGCTTCGTGAGAGGAACCGCCTGCTGAATATCAACCAGACTTGCCGGGCTGCGTTTACCGATGGAATCGAACAGTCGGTCGATCCATATCTGGTCCTGTCCCGGTGCGTCTGAGAAAACGACGTTTTCCGCAAGTAATTTTTCGAGGCGACGTCCGACTGACACTACGTTTTCGCCCGTATCGCGACATGCCTCGCGACTGATCCCGTGGATCGCCAGCTCGGCGTAGTCATCCCAGTGATCCCAGTCGCCGGCGGTGTCAGGATTGATGAGACAAGAGAATGTCTCATCGCTGTCCAGGGCACACCACGCAGCCTCAATCGGATAGCTTTCATCACTCAGACCACTTGCCTCAATATCAATAATGTACAAACGGAGCACCTCTTTACTTGACTTAACATCACCCAGGACAACCAGACCGGAACCGCAGTCGTTTGAGGTCAGAGCTCTGCCCGGATCGGGAACATTTCGACCTGCCTGTAACCTTTGAAGGCTCACACAGACGAAAACCGGAAATCATTGCAACGATATTTTATCGGTGGCCGCAATCCGCCCCGGCACAACTAAAAGTAAAATTACTTAAAATGTTGCTTTTATTGATCATTAAATACTCAGCAGCCGGAGTCATTGAAATAAATTTCTGAGATACTCTCCATAAATCACCGCAAATATGGAAAGGGATATTCGCACTATGAAAACCTCTGCGACCGGACTTAGCGAGCTTGTTGAAAGCTACATTGCATCGCCGGAGAAAACCGGGGACGAATTAGCGGGAAAGCTGATTAATCTGATTACCGACTATTCAGTGAAGTCGCACATAAGGCGACAGGCCGGTCCCTATCTTCAGAACATTTCTATCAGCATCGAAGATCTTGTCGAGGAGGTGCGCCAGGAAGCAGTCATAAAGTTCCTTGAACACGTCCGGAAAAATGGCCTCGATGTGCGAAGTGACGGAGAAACTGCCGCCTATGTTTTCAAAGTGGTCAGAGATGCTGCCAAAGAACTCGTTAACCGACACCTCGGTACTAAAAGGAAAGAGGACGGAACAAGGAGCAAGAATCTGACTGGATCTCCTTTGAAATGGGATAATGATGAAAAAGACACCCCGGATGCCGAAGCACTCCGAACGTCTGGTGCAGAGATTGATTATGCGAACCGGGACCCTGCCCTTGCTGAAACCGATTTAGATCGCCTCCTCGGTGAGGTACGGACTTCTGACCCGAATTTATACAACTGCCTGCAGCTACTGCTGGCAGGTTATACACAAAAAGAAGTGGCGGAGCTGATGGATGTTGATGAACGAACGATCCGTAATCGCATCTCAGCACTACGAAATGCCG encodes:
- a CDS encoding RNA polymerase sigma factor, which gives rise to MKTSATGLSELVESYIASPEKTGDELAGKLINLITDYSVKSHIRRQAGPYLQNISISIEDLVEEVRQEAVIKFLEHVRKNGLDVRSDGETAAYVFKVVRDAAKELVNRHLGTKRKEDGTRSKNLTGSPLKWDNDEKDTPDAEALRTSGAEIDYANRDPALAETDLDRLLGEVRTSDPNLYNCLQLLLAGYTQKEVAELMDVDERTIRNRISALRNAVSETD